From the genome of Drosophila melanogaster chromosome 2L, one region includes:
- the clumsy gene encoding clumsy, isoform A, whose amino-acid sequence MEKMVCNLISQGVIAIFGPSTGSSSDIIASICDTLDIPHIVYDWIPNESIPDREHSTMTLNVHPDNLLLSQGLAEIVQSFAWRSFTVVYETDKELQQLQDILQVGEPISNPTTVKQLGPGDDHRPFLKEIKLSTDNCLILHCAPDNLLKILQQANELKMLGEYQSVFIPLLDTHSIDFGELSGVEANITTVRLMDPSDFHVKNVVHDWEEREKREGRYFKVDPNRVKSQMILLNDAVWLFSKGLTELGIFEELTAPDLECRRKKPWPFGKRIIEFIKARSEETSTGRIDFNENGQRSFFTLRFMELNSDGFLDLATWDPVNGLDVLNDDEESEKRVGQKLSNKTFIVSSRLGAPFLTLREPQEGEILTGNSRYEGYSIDLINEIAKMLNFKFEFRMSPDGKYGALNKVTQTWDGIVRQLIDGNADLGICDLTMTSSRRQAVDFTPPFMTLGISILFSKPPTPPTDLFSFLSPFSLDVWIYMGSAYLFISLLLFALARMAPDDWENPHPCKEPEEVENIWSIMNTTWLSIGSLMGQGCDILPKAASTRLVTGMWWFFALMMLNSYTANLAAFLTNSRQANSINSAEDLAAQSKIKYGAMAGGSTMGFFRDSNFSTYQKMWTAMESASPSVFTKTNDEGVERVQKGKNLYAFLMESTTLEYNVERKCDLVQIGGWLDYKSYGIAMPFTPLLARLHKSNGLMALCPF is encoded by the exons ATGGAAAAAATGG TTTGCAATTTGATTTCCCAAGGAGTAATCGCCATTTTTGGACCCAGCACAGGCAGCAGTTCAG ACATAATTGCCTCAATATGCGACACACTCGATATTCCGCACATAGTATATGACTGGATACCCAATGAATCTATCCCAGATCGGGAACACTCTACAATGACTCTTAATGTTCATCCCGATAACCTCTTGTTGTCCCAGGGGCTGGCGGAGATTGTGCAGAGCTTTGCCTGGCGTAGCTTTACAGTTGTCTATGAGACTGACAAGG AGCTTCAACAACTTCAGGATATTTTGCAAGTCGGTGAGCCCATCAGCAATCCAACCACAGTAAAACAACTGGGGCCGGGTGACGACCACCGGCCTTTTTTAAAGGAAATCAAACTCTCTACCGATAACTGCCTCATCCTACATTGTGCCCCcgacaatttattaaaaatattgcaaCAGGCAAATGAGCTAAAAATGTTGGGCGAGTATCAG AGCGTTTTCATACCACTCCTGGACACCCATTCCATCGATTTTGGTGAACTTTCCGGGGTCGAGGCCAACATAACTACGGTTCGACTAATGGATCCATCCGATTTTCACGTGAAAAATGTAGTGCACGACTGGGAAGAACGCGAAAAACGGGAGGGACGCTACTTTAAAGTCGACCCAAATAGAGTCAAATCCCAAATGATTCTGCTCAATGACGCCGTTTGGCTCTTTTCTAAGGGACTTACCGAACTCGGAATTTTCGAGGAGCTCACCGCTCCCGATCTAGAATGTAGGCGAAAAAAACCGTGGCCATTTGGTAAACGCATTATTGAGTTCATAAAGGCG CGGTCCGAGGAGACTTCGACGGGACGAATTGACTTTAATGAGAATGGACAAAGAAGTTTTTTCACCCTGCGTTTTATGGAATTAAACTCTGATGGCTTTTTGGATTTAGCCACTTGGGATCCAGTGAACGGATTGGATGTGCTTAATGACGACGAAGAGAGCGAGAAGAGAGTTGGCCAGAAGCTGTCgaacaaaacatttattgTATCCTCACGCCTGGGAGCCCCATTCCTTACACTCCGAGAGCCCCAGGAAGGTGAAATCCTGACGGGGAATTCCCGTTACGAGGGATACTCTATAGACTTAATCAACGAAATTGCCAAAATGCTGAACTTTAAGTTCGAATTCCGAATGTCCCCCGACGGAAAGTACGGTGCTCTAAATAAGGTGACCCAGACCTGGGATGGCATAGTGAGGCAACTGATTGATGGG AATGCTGACCTTGGAATCTGCGATTTGACAATGACGTCATCCCGACGTCAGGCAGTTGACTTTACACCTCCATTCATGACCCTAGGAATCAGCATACTGTTTTCGAAGCCTCCCACACCACCCACTGacttgttttcgtttttatctCCATTCTCCTTGGATGTGTGGATCTACATGGGCTCCGCATATCTCTTTATTTCCCTTCTTTTGTTCGCATTGGCTCGGATGGCGCCCGACGACTGGGAAAACCCTCATCCCTGCAAGGAACCCGAAGAAGTGGAGAACATATGGTCGATTATGAACACTACATGGCTCTCGATAGGCTCATTGATGGGGCAAGGCTGTGACATTCTGCCGAA AGCTGCCTCAACTCGGTTGGTCACTGGAATGTGGTGGTTCTTCGCTCTAATGATGCTGAATTCCTACACGGCTAATCTGGCTGCCTTTCTAACCAATTCTCGGCAGGCGAACTCCATCAACAGTGCCGAGGATCTGGCTGCACaaagtaaaattaaatacGGTGCTATGGCTGGTGGTTCCACAATGGGGTTCTTTCGGGACTCGAACTTTAGCacttaccagaagatgtggaccGCCATGGAAAGCGCCAGTCCTTCAGTTTTCACAAAAACCAACGACGAGGGCGTCGAGAGGGTACAAAAAGGCAAGAATTTATACGCCTTTTTAATGGAGTCCACCACATTGGAGTACAATGTGGAACGAAAGTGCGACCTGGTGCAGATCGGTGGCTGGCTAGACTACAAGAGCTATGGCATAGCAATGCCCTTCA CTCCACTGCTTGCCAGGTTACACAAGTCCAATGGCCTGATGGCACTTTGCCCTTTTTAG
- the Atg18b gene encoding Autophagy-related 18b, isoform B yields MTTYQMNFNQDFTSLSVLSPTGLRLFSISSQDKVEEIFAKDNTEQIRIVERLFNSSLVVLVTAQKPNCLKMLHFKKKQDICNCFYPSEILCVRMNRQRLIVCLAESIHIHDIRDMKILHSIENIAPNEQGLCALSLNSHLAFPVCQTSGELRIFNASKLRTGMTIRAHDTSLSALAFSPSGALLATASERGTVIRVFCVKNGQRVQEFRRGVSCVRIASLVFSASGDFLCASSNTETVHVFKIDTRAVETVELKAIADVAAKSENSAKEAVASTAAEESCRPVASWGGMFSKAVSSLLLPTQVSEVLAQDRSFATVQLAQGGLKHICALTRVQKEPRLLIACEDGFLYVHEFPAERGGPCKLMSVHDLRGALEDVIELELSESVQRSQTKPSNPSTVTQPSLTMLKSCAASVLIENPDPMQDNSYASILKGDQADAMSDSAKFRKLCDAIDTPTKLYDERQFPPVAITAKD; encoded by the exons ATGACCACATATCAAATGAACTTCAACCAGGACTTTAC TTCCCTGTCCGTGCTGAGCCCCACGGGTCTACGCCTGTTCTCGATTTCTAGCCAGGACAAGGTGGAGGAGATATTCGCCAAGGACAACACGGAGCAAATCCGAATCGTGGAGCGCCTGTTCAACAGCTCACTAGTAGTGCTGGTCACCGCCCAGAAGCCCAACTGCCTCAAGATGCTGCACTTTAAGAAGAAGCAGGACATCTGTAACTGCTTTTACCCGTCGGAGATCCTGTGCGTCCGCATGAACCGCCAACGCCTGATCGTCTGCCTGGCGGAGAGCATACACATCCACGACATCCGCGACATGAAGATCCTGCACTCCATCGAGAACATCGCTCCCAACGAGCAGGGTCTATGCGCCCTCTCCCTCAACTCGCACCTGGCCTTCCCAGTCTGCCAAACGAGCGGCGAGCTGCGCATCTTTAACGCCAGCAAGCTGCGCACGGGCATGACCATCAGGGCCCACGACACGTCCCTCTCAGCTCTCGCTTTCTCGCCCAGCGGAGCTCTGCTGGCCACCGCCTCCGAGCGCGGGACCGTCATCCGGGTCTTTTGTGTAAAAAATGGCCAGCGGGTGCAGGAATTCCGGAGGGGCGTCAGCTGTGTCCGCATTGCCTCACTGGTCTTCTCGGCCAGTGGAGACTTCCTCTGCGCCTCCTCCAACACGGAGACCGTCCACGTTTTCAAGATCGATACGCGGGCAGTGGAGACGGTTGAGCTGAAAGCGATAG CCGATGTAGCTGCCAAGTCCGAAAATTCTGCCAAGGAAGCAGTGGCATCCACAGCAGCAGAGGAGAGCTGTAGACCTGTCGCTTCCTGGGGCGGAATGTTTTCCAAGGCTGTGTCATCTTTGCTGCTGCCCACGCAAGTCAGCGAAGTATTAGCTCAGGACCGATCCTTTGCTACGGTGCAGCTGGCTCAGGGCGGCCTAAAGCACATCTGTGCCCTGACCCGTGTTCAGAAGGAGCCACGTCTGCTGATTGCGTGCGAGGACGGATTCCTGTACGTGCACGAGTTTCCTGCGGAACGGGGTGGTCCCTGTAAACTGATGTCTGTCCACGACTTGCGCGGAGCCCTGGAGGATGTAATAGAGCTTGAGCTGAGCGAAAGCGTGCAAAGGTCGCAGACTAAGCCTTCGAATCCGTCAACTGTGACGCAGCCTTCGCTTACGATGCTAAAGAGCTGTGCGGCTAGTGTGCTCATCGAGAATCCGGATCCGATGCAAGACAACAGCTATGCAAGCATCCTGAAAGGTGACCAGGCAGATGCAATGTCTG ATTCTGCCAAGTTTCGCAAGCTTTGCGATGCCATCGACACTCCAACAAAGCTCTACGATGAGCGACAATTTCCTCCAGTGGCAATTACCGCTAAGGATTGA
- the clumsy gene encoding clumsy, isoform B produces MYSLFLTHFLLIALPVLADIDRSQFMVGSIFTSDKDESEIAFRTAVDRANILERNVELVPIVVYANTDDSFIMEKMVCNLISQGVIAIFGPSTGSSSDIIASICDTLDIPHIVYDWIPNESIPDREHSTMTLNVHPDNLLLSQGLAEIVQSFAWRSFTVVYETDKELQQLQDILQVGEPISNPTTVKQLGPGDDHRPFLKEIKLSTDNCLILHCAPDNLLKILQQANELKMLGEYQSVFIPLLDTHSIDFGELSGVEANITTVRLMDPSDFHVKNVVHDWEEREKREGRYFKVDPNRVKSQMILLNDAVWLFSKGLTELGIFEELTAPDLECRRKKPWPFGKRIIEFIKARSEETSTGRIDFNENGQRSFFTLRFMELNSDGFLDLATWDPVNGLDVLNDDEESEKRVGQKLSNKTFIVSSRLGAPFLTLREPQEGEILTGNSRYEGYSIDLINEIAKMLNFKFEFRMSPDGKYGALNKVTQTWDGIVRQLIDGNADLGICDLTMTSSRRQAVDFTPPFMTLGISILFSKPPTPPTDLFSFLSPFSLDVWIYMGSAYLFISLLLFALARMAPDDWENPHPCKEPEEVENIWSIMNTTWLSIGSLMGQGCDILPKAASTRLVTGMWWFFALMMLNSYTANLAAFLTNSRQANSINSAEDLAAQSKIKYGAMAGGSTMGFFRDSNFSTYQKMWTAMESASPSVFTKTNDEGVERVQKGKNLYAFLMESTTLEYNVERKCDLVQIGGWLDYKSYGIAMPFNSPYRKQISAAVLKLGELGQLAELKRKWWKEMHGGGNCEKSDEDGGDTPELGLENVGGVFLVLGLGLLSAMVLGCTEFLWNVKSVAIEEKISLKEAFKSEALFAARIWITTKPVHTSSESGSSNSSSSSSSRSKHSFKSQGLSMKSLKSSGYQDVEASVHSKLKKIGSMFSLKSQKTVTPPPEIGWKLDKSTQIDVVPTSDVDQELIPEVEPHLPHRHHHHHHHRHHHHHHQPDQEHDRNPSPPE; encoded by the exons ATGTATTCTCTATTCCTCACTCACTTTCTTCTGATCGCGTTGCCAGTCCTCGCAGACATAGACAGAAGTCAGTTTATGGTGG GTAGCATCTTCACATCAGACAAAGATGAGTCGGAAATCGCATTCCGAACAGCGGTAGACCGTGCAAACATATTGGAGCGGAACGTAGAGTTGGTTCCAATTGTGGTGTATGCTAACACCGATGATAGTTTCATCATGGAAAAAATGG TTTGCAATTTGATTTCCCAAGGAGTAATCGCCATTTTTGGACCCAGCACAGGCAGCAGTTCAG ACATAATTGCCTCAATATGCGACACACTCGATATTCCGCACATAGTATATGACTGGATACCCAATGAATCTATCCCAGATCGGGAACACTCTACAATGACTCTTAATGTTCATCCCGATAACCTCTTGTTGTCCCAGGGGCTGGCGGAGATTGTGCAGAGCTTTGCCTGGCGTAGCTTTACAGTTGTCTATGAGACTGACAAGG AGCTTCAACAACTTCAGGATATTTTGCAAGTCGGTGAGCCCATCAGCAATCCAACCACAGTAAAACAACTGGGGCCGGGTGACGACCACCGGCCTTTTTTAAAGGAAATCAAACTCTCTACCGATAACTGCCTCATCCTACATTGTGCCCCcgacaatttattaaaaatattgcaaCAGGCAAATGAGCTAAAAATGTTGGGCGAGTATCAG AGCGTTTTCATACCACTCCTGGACACCCATTCCATCGATTTTGGTGAACTTTCCGGGGTCGAGGCCAACATAACTACGGTTCGACTAATGGATCCATCCGATTTTCACGTGAAAAATGTAGTGCACGACTGGGAAGAACGCGAAAAACGGGAGGGACGCTACTTTAAAGTCGACCCAAATAGAGTCAAATCCCAAATGATTCTGCTCAATGACGCCGTTTGGCTCTTTTCTAAGGGACTTACCGAACTCGGAATTTTCGAGGAGCTCACCGCTCCCGATCTAGAATGTAGGCGAAAAAAACCGTGGCCATTTGGTAAACGCATTATTGAGTTCATAAAGGCG CGGTCCGAGGAGACTTCGACGGGACGAATTGACTTTAATGAGAATGGACAAAGAAGTTTTTTCACCCTGCGTTTTATGGAATTAAACTCTGATGGCTTTTTGGATTTAGCCACTTGGGATCCAGTGAACGGATTGGATGTGCTTAATGACGACGAAGAGAGCGAGAAGAGAGTTGGCCAGAAGCTGTCgaacaaaacatttattgTATCCTCACGCCTGGGAGCCCCATTCCTTACACTCCGAGAGCCCCAGGAAGGTGAAATCCTGACGGGGAATTCCCGTTACGAGGGATACTCTATAGACTTAATCAACGAAATTGCCAAAATGCTGAACTTTAAGTTCGAATTCCGAATGTCCCCCGACGGAAAGTACGGTGCTCTAAATAAGGTGACCCAGACCTGGGATGGCATAGTGAGGCAACTGATTGATGGG AATGCTGACCTTGGAATCTGCGATTTGACAATGACGTCATCCCGACGTCAGGCAGTTGACTTTACACCTCCATTCATGACCCTAGGAATCAGCATACTGTTTTCGAAGCCTCCCACACCACCCACTGacttgttttcgtttttatctCCATTCTCCTTGGATGTGTGGATCTACATGGGCTCCGCATATCTCTTTATTTCCCTTCTTTTGTTCGCATTGGCTCGGATGGCGCCCGACGACTGGGAAAACCCTCATCCCTGCAAGGAACCCGAAGAAGTGGAGAACATATGGTCGATTATGAACACTACATGGCTCTCGATAGGCTCATTGATGGGGCAAGGCTGTGACATTCTGCCGAA AGCTGCCTCAACTCGGTTGGTCACTGGAATGTGGTGGTTCTTCGCTCTAATGATGCTGAATTCCTACACGGCTAATCTGGCTGCCTTTCTAACCAATTCTCGGCAGGCGAACTCCATCAACAGTGCCGAGGATCTGGCTGCACaaagtaaaattaaatacGGTGCTATGGCTGGTGGTTCCACAATGGGGTTCTTTCGGGACTCGAACTTTAGCacttaccagaagatgtggaccGCCATGGAAAGCGCCAGTCCTTCAGTTTTCACAAAAACCAACGACGAGGGCGTCGAGAGGGTACAAAAAGGCAAGAATTTATACGCCTTTTTAATGGAGTCCACCACATTGGAGTACAATGTGGAACGAAAGTGCGACCTGGTGCAGATCGGTGGCTGGCTAGACTACAAGAGCTATGGCATAGCAATGCCCTTCA ATTCTCCGTATCGCAAACAGATCAGTGCGGCAGTGCTGAAGTTGGGCGAACTTGGACAGCTGGCGGAACTAAAGCGAAAGTGGTGGAAGGAGATGCACGGCGGCGGGAACTGCGAAAAGAGCGACGAAGATGGGGGAGACACGCCAGAGCTTGGATTGGAAAACGTGGGTGGAGTCTTCCTGGTGCTTGGTCTCGGCTTGCTTTCAGCAATGGTTTTGGGATGCACGGAATTTCTATGGAACGTGAAATCGGTAGCAATTGAAGAAAAG ATCTCGCTTAAGGAGGCTTTTAAATCAGAGGCTTTGTTTGCGGCTAGAATATGGATAACCACTAAACCTGTACATACAAGTTCTGAGTCTGGAAGCTCAAATTCGTCTAGTTCCTCGTCAAGCCGCTCCAAGCATTCTTTCAAGTCGCAGGGATTGTCAATGAAAAGCCTTAAAAGCTCAGGATATCAGGACGTAGAAGCTTCAGTCCACagcaaactaaaaaaaatcgGTTCCATGTTCTCACTAAAGTCACAGAAGACAGTCACTCCACCTCCAGAGATAGGCTGGAAACTGGACAAGTCAACACAAATCGATGTAGTTCCAACATCTGATGTAGATCAAGAATTGATACCGGAGGTAGAACCACATCTACCACATCGgcaccatcatcaccatcatcatcgccatcatcatcaccatcatcaacCCGATCAGGAACATGATAGGAATCCCTCGCCTCCTGAGTAA
- the CG8679 gene encoding uncharacterized protein, with translation MEQRANFLALTLLDALEDENEADIMSMLERNSINAGIVPCDRGLAPLHYVCGMRNGGLAQRILERFLECPDLDVNALCDGQTTALHIASIYGRTELVRMLLERGACADLADEDNKLPVHYAIEECHFEVLQLLRDHIFRERQIQKKQQQRVQVVDALTPNQPRYNHDVTSPYYINITHRRHRPQPKFPEPTEVECADIPPLPDEESVNLFALTEAHLTQLIQSQRQNQPEDPCQPKRRTLIESWREKVERSRARQSLFHQYDEHVEAMVDDAISQEDFNYKEHLQKKLRDEDNSKNLTEDAPNSGRQVFEMLVEQVSQAVVVEPEPEHSFFTAQGDEVDVAESSARQDEYFLQIKEAYVHTDDENGLVFYEARYLQNRDRREPVEQTPKERKHDLESSVSTNYTLPLDYETDALRRELTQLGAPVGPITKTTKRLYIKQLIKYKRNTEALLAAQKHAQDAQIRYSVELHRTLRSPEDFARINDYLPHEATSAAHFAQCGVTKKNMREGHLKQSFIYMLIDPRISRNLPGESAFLEKFGVWQRFLDSIFYIGKGKCSRPYAHLYDAMRQHTRLHQKREKDKTNRERGGGFRTLQPDVFRSPPPGDGKMGSRKLERILDIWQHGSGVVCLHVFHNILPIDAYTREASIIDALGLNHLTNIKRGDYYGPAQSWTMKQKKQLGIALLFKAMHIYLAEGESQLSPSDLL, from the coding sequence ATGGAGCAGCGCGCCAACTTTCTGGCTCTGACCCTCCTGGACGCCCTGGAGGACGAGAACGAGGCTGATATAATGTCGATGCTGGAGAGGAACAGCATAAATGCTGGCATCGTGCCCTGCGATCGAGGACTGGCTCCCTTGCACTACGTGTGCGGCATGCGAAACGGGGGACTGGCCCAGCGAATCCTGGAGCGGTTTCTCGAGTGCCCCGACCTCGACGTGAATGCCTTGTGCGACGGCCAGACCACGGCGCTGCACATCGCTAGCATTTATGGGCGGACGGAACTGGTTAGGATGCTGCTGGAGCGCGGAGCTTGCGCGGACCTGGCTGATGAGGATAATAAGCTGCCAGTTCACTACGCCATTGAAGAGTGCCACTTTGaggtgctgcagctgctccggGATCACATCTTCCGCGAGAGGCAGATCCAgaaaaagcagcaacagcgagTCCAGGTGGTTGACGCTCTAACCCCCAATCAGCCTAGGTACAATCACGATGTAACTTCCCCGTACTATATTAATATCACTCACAGGCGGCATCGACCGCAGCCGAAGTTTCCGGAGCCAACGGAGGTGGAGTGCGCCGACATTCCACCCCTGCCCGATGAGGAGTCTGTGAACCTGTTTGCCCTCACTGAAGCTCACCTTACCCAACTCATCCAGAGCCAACGGCAGAACCAGCCGGAAGATCCTTGTCAGCCAAAGCGGCGAACTCTTATTGAAAGCTGGCGTGAGAAGGTGGAACGCTCGCGCGCCCGCCAGTCCCTGTTCCATCAGTACGATGAGCATGTGGAAGCGATGGTGGATGATGCTATTAGTCAGGAGGACTTCAACTATAAGGAGCACCTGCAGAAAAAGCTCAGAGACGAGGACAATTCGAAGAATCTGACAGAGGATGCACCCAACTCGGGTCGTCAGGTGTTCGAGATGCTAGTGGAGCAAGTCTCTCAGGCTGTCGTCGTGGAGCCGGAACCGGAGCACAGTTTCTTTACAGCTCAGGGCGACGAGGTGGACGTGGCGGAGAGCTCAGCACGCCAGGATGAGTACTTTCTGCAAATCAAGGAGGCCTACGTTCACACCGACGACGAGAATGGGTTAGTTTTCTACGAAGCGAGATACCTACAAAACAGGGACAGGCGGGAGCCAGTCGAGCAAACTCCCAAAGAGAGGAAGCACGATTTGGAAAGCTCCGTGAGCACTAATTATACCCTGCCACTTGACTACGAAACGGACGCCCTGCGCCGGGAGTTGACACAGCTAGGGGCTCCGGTGGGTCCCATTACCAAAACAACTAAGCGGCTGTACATCAAGCAGCTAATCAAATACAAGCGCAATACGGAGGCGCTGCTGGCCGCCCAAAAACACGCCCAGGATGCGCAGATCCGATACTCGGTAGAGCTTCATCGCACGCTGCGGTCGCCAGAGGACTTTGCGAGGATCAATGATTACTTGCCGCATGAAGCAACCTCTGCAGCGCATTTCGCACAGTGTGGGGTGACAAAAAAGAACATGCGAGAGGGGCACCTTAAACAGAGCTTCATCTACATGTTGATTGATCCACGCATTTCTCGGAATCTGCCTGGGGAGAGCGCTTTTCTCGAAAAGTTCGGGGTTTGGCAGCGTTTTCTGGACTCCATTTTTTACATAGGCAAGGGTAAATGTTCGCGACCGTACGCTCACCTTTACGATGCCATGCGGCAGCACACACGCCTTCACCAGAAGCGCGAAAAAGATAAGACAAATAGGGAACGCGGCGGCGGATTCCGCACCCTACAGCCAGATGTTTTCCGCTCCCCTCCACCGGGAGATGGAAAGATGGGAAGCCGTAAGCTGGAGCGCATCCTGGACATTTGGCAACATGGCAGTGGAGTCGTATGTCTTCATGTCTTTCACAACATCTTGCCAATTGATGCATACACACGCGAAGCTTCCATTATAGACGCTCTGGGCTTGAATCACCTTACCAATATAAAGCGCGGCGACTACTATGGGCCGGCTCAGTCTTGGACCATGAAACAGAAAAAGCAACTGGGAATAGCGCTGCTTTTCAAGGCCATGCACATCTATCTGGCGGAGGGAGAATCACAGTTGTCGCCAAGCGACCTCCTCTGA